The Mytilus trossulus isolate FHL-02 chromosome 3, PNRI_Mtr1.1.1.hap1, whole genome shotgun sequence genome contains a region encoding:
- the LOC134710817 gene encoding toll-like receptor 4, giving the protein MAAVSSIFSDKTISHLKSLEKLEIDVLINAQIFEYMPLLTRISFDEKCKIHITPGGHRSLKNIKEFYVHRLVDTLLPYLNNFTNELRLTPVETLSFQNTFAEGFEDRYYPWNPISRNLQNSSLKELLMTENKLGESFPVSKLDPPPSSLQVLKLSSNILEKFSLDLGNIRNLSLQNNYLGGFLSTHSYKMSKESSSLEYIDLSANSIEMLTFILFKGQPKLKYINLSHNKLQKITFDVSRLNDLHYLDLSRNNFTTLDEKAMAMFDGLSKMYKYRWKLRYMFYLAKSKHYNYKASIDNGEYTYDAFISYCDDDRTFVLKDCIANLETEGNAKLCVHQRDFLPGQEITVNITNAIHESRKTVCIITRKFFESYYCMFEFNMARMENIYSRDGRNIIFLVFLKQIQPKEMPLMMLELIEKQSYIEYPNDEKGNVVFWEKIKEAIHSRHLLQN; this is encoded by the exons atgGCAGCTGTTAGTTCTATTTTCTCAGATAAAACGATATCACATTTGAAGTCACTGGAGAAGTTGGAAATAGATGTTCTGATCAATGCACAAATCTTCGagtatatgccacttttaacacGTATTTCATTTGACGAAAAGTGTAAGATTCATATCACACCTGGTGGACATCGAAGTTTGAAAAACATCAAAGAATTTTACGTTCATCGTTTAGTTGACACGCTACTTCCATATCTTAATAACTTTACAAATGAATTGAGGCTGACTCCAGTCGAaacattgtcatttcaaaacACTTTTGCAGAGGGTTTTGAAGACCGTTACTATCCATGGAATCCGATAAGCAGAAATTTGCAGAACTCGTCTTTAAAAGAACTGCTGATGACTGAAAATAAACTTGGAGAAAGTTTTCCAGTATCTAAACTCGATCCTCCTCCTTCAAGTTTACAAGTGCTGAAACTTTCCAGCAATATACTCGAAAAGTTTTCGTTAGATTTAGGGAATATTCGAAATCTCAGTCTACAAAATAATTATCTAGGAGGATTTCTAAGTACTCATAGTTATAAAATGTCGAAAGAATCTAGCAGTCTTGAGTACATAGATTTATCAGCGAATAGTATTGAAATGCTTACATTCATATTATTTAAGGGccaaccaaaattaaaatatatcaatctTAGTCATAATAAGTTGCAAAAGATTACATTTGATGTTTCTCGATTGAATGATCTTCATTATTTAGATTTATCAAGAAACAATTTCACGACATTAGACGAAAAGGCTATGGCAATGTTCGATGGTCTGTCTAAAA tGTATAAATACAGATGGAAACTTCGATACATGTTTTATCTTGCAAAAAGTAAACACTACAATTACAAGGCTTCCATAGACAACGGGGAATACACTTACGATGCTTTTATCTCGTACTGTGATGATGATAGAACATTTGTATTAAAAGATTGCATTGCAAATTTAGAAACTGAAGGGAACGCTAAATTATGCGTGCACCAACGAGATTTCCTACCAGGCCAAGAGATAACAGTCAATATTACAAACGCCATCCATGAAAGCAGAAAGACAGTTTGCATTATAACGAGAAAGTTTTTTGAGTCTTATTACTGTATGTTTGAATTTAATATGGCCCGGATGGAAAACATTTATTCTCGGGATGGAAGAAATATCATTTTCCTAGTATTTCTCAAGCAAATTCAACCAAAAGAAATGCCACTTATGATGCTCGAACTTATAGAGAAACAGTCTTACATTGAATATCCAAATGACGAAAAAGGGAATGTTGTGttctgggaaaaaataaaagaagctATTCATTCACGACATTTGTTGCAAAACTGA
- the LOC134710818 gene encoding toll-like receptor 4 has translation MNRHRNMFSDKTMSDLKTLEKLEIDIRAKSKKDIMFGEGYKYLINLSSLNIGLCYIQVFVDRKIFQFMPLLTNISFDMHCRMSIFPGGHQSLQSVRQLYVHHLISVQNLSYFNSFTNELKRTPIETLTFQKTFPNSLDYFPWNPISESFYNSSLKKLRMTGNKLYESFSSSKLNAPPSSLQELNLSSNRLYMFVLDLGNIRKLNLQKNLLGAFLSSHRYKRSRTINSKLEYIDLSMNHIEKLTFRIFQGQPNLKYINLSRNKLQKMTFRVSRLHYLRYLNLSTNNFTTLDKNAMENFDVLSKKTSFIVNLRNNALHCTCKTLPFLKWTTKTKVDVLINDNCTLGDGTIVSFSSIDSIIQQLQKGCTTYTSLIIGLTTVLAVILAVVVFALVYKYRWIEML, from the coding sequence ATGAATAGACATAGAAACATGTTTTCAGATAAAACAATGTCAGATTTGAAAACATTGGAGAAATTGGAAATAGACATTcgtgcaaaatcaaaaaaagacATTATGTTTGGAGAaggatataaatatttaattaatctTAGTTCTCTCAATATTGGCTTATGTTATATTCAAGTTTTTGTTGATAGAAAAATCTTCCAGTTTATGCCtcttttgacaaatatttcttttgacATGCATTGTCGAATGTCTATTTTCCCCGGAGGGCATCAAAGTCTACAAAGCGTAAGACAACTTTACGTTCACCATTTAATTTCCGTacaaaatttatcatattttaatagttttacaaaCGAATTAAAACGGACACCCATTGAAACATTGACCTTTCAAAAGACTTTTCCAAATAGTTTGGATTACTTCCCTTGGAACCCAATTAGTGAAAGTTTCTACAACTCGTCTCTAAAAAAATTACGAATGACCGGTAATAAACTTTATGAAAGCTTTTCATCGTCTAAACTTAATGCTCCTCCTTCTAGCTTACAAGAACTGAATCTTTCCAGTAATAGACTTTACATGTTTGTGTTAGATTTAGGGAATATTCGAAAGCTAAATCTACAAAAGAACCTTCTTGGAGCATTTTTAAGTTCTCATAGATATAAAAGGTCAAGGACAATTAACAGCAAACTTGAATATATAGATTTGTCGATGAATCATATTGAAAAACTTACATTTCGAATATTTCAGGGACaaccaaatttaaaatatatcaaccTTAGTCGTAACAAGTTGCAAAAGATGACATTTCGAGTTTCTCGATTGCATTATCTtcgttatttaaatttatcaacaaacaattttacGACATTAGACAAAAATGCTATGGAAAATTTCGATGTTCTATCTAAAAAAACGTCCTTCATAGTAAATTTACGAAACAATGCATTGCActgtacatgtaaaacattgCCATTCCTAAAGTGGACCACCAAAACAAAAGTTGATGTACTGATTAACGATAATTGTACTTTAGGAGATGGGACGATCGTGAGTTTCAGCTCAATAGACTCAATAATACAGCAACTACAGAAAGGATGTACGACATATACATCCTTAATTATTGGTTTGACTACGGTCTTGGCAGTCATTTTGGCCGTTGTAGTGTTTGctttagtatataaatacaGATGGATAGAAATGTTGTGA
- the LOC134709470 gene encoding uncharacterized protein LOC134709470 translates to MGSLLSKGSTITKDKYEKTKEQEPNISIKVSEFIAKIIATPPLKLKLIDIYHGIYERLCGPWGRVTGSYADSLSMSTSDVDIILDNISVNSSPEMTMNNSCTMELVIFTEDNAIPPGCCWLRAYQKVAFMGKYVPSDSTSFPFVRVNGLTKHVTDAEWNLVDIKGYKCLSCRNINEQRAKSGLTSFPFINRFLPHWIPHGPAFKQTYFWIFDVDIVDAFKCKTLPPVLQKWAKRTRKTWPSQSTIEKALEQGCHVMSLPSKISSDEFTEVEFRLGYGAMEKILTESLSDCQKQCYILLKIILKEYIEPRFPGEDIVSSYVMKMLIFWMSEETDLDTWRPECLLECLEMCLGRLFDWIEYGYCPNFFIPEYNIFRTKLTSIHSNNFICLMREIMDLKWKVLLHCKTMQWVNVYV, encoded by the coding sequence ATGGGCTCTCTGTTATCAAAAGGAAGCACTATTACAAAGGACAAGTATGAGAAGACGAAAGAACAAGAACCAAACATATCAATAAAGGTTAGCGAGTTTATTGCAAAGATAATAGCAACACCACctttaaaattgaaactgaTTGACATTTACCATGGGATATATGAACGATTATGTGGACCCTGGGGAAGAGTGACTGGCAGCTATGCTGATAGTCTTTCTATGTCCACATCAGATGTTGATATAATATTGGATAACATATCTGTTAATTCaagccctgaaatgacaatgaaCAATTCGTGTACCATGGAACTAGTTATTTTTACAGAGGATAATGCTATACCACCGGGATGCTGTTGGCTACGAGCCTACCAAAAAGTTGCTTTCATGGGAAAATATGTGCCGTCAGATTCAACTTCTTTTCCTTTTGTAAGGGTAAATGGACTGACTAAACACGTTACAGATGCTGAATGGAATCTTGTAGATATCAAAGGATACAAATGCTTGTCTTGCCGAAATATTAATGAACAGAGGGCGAAGAGTGGTTTAACTTCCTTCCCTTTTATTAATCGATTCCTGCCACACTGGATACCACATGGACCAGCATTTAAACAGACATATTTTTGGATATTTGATGTTGATATCGTGGATGctttcaaatgtaaaacactACCTCCAGTGTTACAAAAATGGGCAAAACGAACACGAAAAACATGGCCATCACAAAGCACTATAGAAAAAGCTTTAGAACAAGGTTGTCATGTAATGAGTCTGCCTTCAAAAATTTCTTCTGATGAATTTACAGAGGTTGAGTTTAGACTCGGTTATGGGGCCATGGAAAAGATTCTAACAGAATCTCTTAGTGACTGTCAAAAACAATGTTATATCCTACTTAAGATAATACTAAAAGAATACATAGAACCACGATTCCCTGGTGAAGATATTGTATCGTCGTATGTCATGAAGATGTTGATATTCTGGATGTCAGAGGAAACAGATTTAGATACTTGGCGTCCAGAGTGTCTTCTTGAATGCTTGGAGATGTGTCTAGGAAGGCTGTTTGATTGGATTGAATATGGTTATTGTCCGAACTTCTTTATTCCCGAATATAACATATTTCGCACAAAACTTACAAGTATACACTCTAATAATTTTATCTGTTTGATGAGGGAAATCATGGATTTAAAATGGAAGGTATTGCTTcattgtaaaacaatgcaaTGGGTGAATGTATACGTATAG